A window from Candidatus Delongbacteria bacterium encodes these proteins:
- the mnmA gene encoding tRNA 2-thiouridine(34) synthase MnmA, with product MSRGRVVVAMSGGVDSSVAAALLVREGWEVVGLTMKLHGHAESGLPTVERSCCDLSAYRDARRVCDRLGVAHAVVDLVDEFRREVMDVFAAEYFAGRTPNPCVLCNTRLKWEHLWERARRLGADAVATGHYARIEPVGGGHALLRAAHLEKDQSYALWGLRRERLAGTLFPLGGLEKSAVRALAAELGLGTADKPESQDICFVPDGDYARFLRHHDPERAAAQVEGELVGPDGRVLGRHAGVARFTVGQRRGLGVAQGRPLYVRSIDAASGRVQLDEDAALFLDRLWADGLNWLTEVPEGWWSCRAAIRYRDAGVPCRVQVQGDTAEVWFAEARRAIAPGQAVVFYEGERVLGGGWIRRAGSQEEAFHVE from the coding sequence GTGAGCCGCGGACGCGTGGTGGTGGCCATGTCCGGAGGCGTGGACTCCTCCGTGGCCGCGGCCCTGCTGGTCCGGGAGGGCTGGGAGGTCGTGGGCCTGACCATGAAGCTCCACGGCCATGCGGAGAGCGGCCTGCCCACGGTGGAGCGCAGCTGCTGCGACCTGAGCGCCTACCGGGACGCCCGCCGGGTCTGCGACCGGCTGGGCGTGGCCCACGCGGTGGTGGACCTGGTGGACGAGTTCCGGCGCGAGGTCATGGACGTGTTCGCCGCCGAGTACTTCGCCGGCCGGACGCCCAACCCCTGCGTGCTCTGCAACACGCGCCTCAAGTGGGAACACCTCTGGGAGCGGGCGCGCCGGCTGGGCGCCGATGCCGTGGCCACGGGGCACTACGCCCGGATCGAGCCGGTTGGCGGCGGCCACGCGCTGCTGCGCGCCGCCCACCTGGAAAAGGACCAGAGCTACGCGCTCTGGGGGTTGCGGCGGGAGCGGCTGGCGGGCACGCTCTTTCCGCTGGGCGGGCTGGAGAAATCCGCCGTGCGCGCGCTGGCCGCGGAACTGGGCCTGGGCACGGCGGACAAGCCCGAGAGCCAGGACATCTGTTTCGTGCCCGACGGCGACTACGCACGCTTCCTGCGCCACCACGATCCGGAGCGCGCGGCCGCCCAGGTCGAGGGCGAGCTGGTGGGGCCGGACGGCCGCGTGCTGGGCCGGCACGCCGGCGTGGCGCGCTTCACCGTGGGCCAGCGGCGCGGGCTGGGCGTGGCCCAGGGACGGCCGCTCTACGTGCGCAGCATCGACGCGGCCAGCGGGCGCGTGCAGCTGGACGAGGACGCGGCACTCTTCCTGGACCGGCTCTGGGCGGACGGGCTCAACTGGCTGACGGAGGTGCCGGAGGGCTGGTGGAGCTGCCGCGCGGCCATTCGCTATCGGGACGCCGGCGTGCCCTGCCGGGTGCAGGTCCAGGGCGACACGGCGGAGGTCTGGTTCGCGGAGGCCCGCCGGGCCATCGCCCCGGGCCAGGCCGTGGTCTTCTACGAGGGCGAACGCGTGCTGGGCGGCGGCTGGATCCGGCGCGCCGGCTCACAGGAGGAGGCATTCCATGTCGAGTGA
- the panB gene encoding 3-methyl-2-oxobutanoate hydroxymethyltransferase gives MSSEGKTRALTIPGLRRMKEKGERIVALTAYDALFARLEDQAGVDLILVGDSVGMVYGGRADTLAVTVEQMVYHTACVRRGVERALLITDMPFLSVQGGFDEALRNCGRMLSEGGAQGVKIEGCAAVLETIRRLVDCGIPVMGHLGLIPQSIHRLGGYGQRGRSAGEAAQLLEDARRLEEAGCFSLVLEKLEPGLAARITAGLGIPTIGIGSGPDCDGQVLVNVDLLGLYEELQPAFVRRFAELAGPVREAVRGYAAAVRAGGFPGPGEI, from the coding sequence ATGTCGAGTGAGGGCAAGACCCGGGCCCTGACCATTCCCGGCCTGCGGCGCATGAAGGAGAAGGGCGAGCGCATCGTCGCGCTCACCGCCTACGACGCGCTCTTCGCCCGGCTGGAGGACCAGGCCGGCGTGGACCTGATCCTGGTGGGGGACAGCGTGGGCATGGTCTACGGCGGCCGCGCGGACACGCTGGCTGTCACCGTGGAGCAGATGGTGTATCACACGGCCTGCGTGCGCCGCGGCGTGGAGCGCGCCCTGCTGATCACCGACATGCCCTTTCTGAGCGTCCAGGGCGGTTTCGACGAGGCGCTGCGCAACTGCGGGCGCATGCTTTCCGAGGGCGGGGCCCAGGGCGTGAAGATCGAGGGCTGCGCCGCTGTGCTGGAGACCATCCGCCGGCTGGTGGACTGCGGCATTCCCGTGATGGGCCACCTGGGTTTGATCCCCCAGAGCATCCACCGCCTGGGCGGCTACGGCCAGCGCGGGCGTTCCGCCGGGGAGGCCGCGCAGCTGCTGGAGGACGCCCGGCGGCTGGAGGAGGCGGGCTGCTTCAGCCTGGTGCTGGAGAAGCTCGAGCCCGGCCTGGCGGCGCGGATCACGGCGGGCCTGGGCATTCCCACCATCGGGATCGGCAGCGGCCCTGACTGCGACGGCCAGGTGCTGGTGAACGTCGATTTGCTGGGACTTTACGAGGAGCTTCAGCCGGCCTTCGTGCGCCGCTTCGCCGAGCTGGCCGGCCCCGTGCGCGAGGCCGTGCGCGGCTACGCCGCCGCCGTGCGCGCGGGTGGCTTTCCCGGCCCCGGCGAGATCTGA
- a CDS encoding cysteine desulfurase family protein encodes MRRVYLDHAATTPPDPRVWEAMLRLSGEAWGNPSSGHHLGRRARSLLDDAAEQVAAAIGARRPDEILFTSGGTEADNLALRGVLAALPPELALLTTAAEHAAVLETAADLEAAGRPVLRLPVDSRGLLDPARLDEALGRVPTGLVSVIWANNELGGIHEMARLSEICRRHGVLLHTDAVQALGRLPVDLREVPVDLLSGSAHKFHGPKGAGFLYVRRGVALRPQQTGGLQFAGLRGGTENVPGIVGLGLALELAVRERPQVVERLRSLSARFKARIAALPGLTLLADGGASDCLPGHFSLSFTGVEGEALLLSLDLDGIAVSSGSACHTGSIEPSHVLLAAGLSPAQAKSSIRLVLGRSTTEADLDYAAERLDEHVRRLGSEA; translated from the coding sequence GTGCGCCGAGTCTACCTGGATCACGCCGCCACCACGCCGCCGGACCCGCGGGTCTGGGAGGCCATGCTGCGGCTGTCAGGGGAGGCTTGGGGCAATCCCAGCAGCGGCCACCACCTGGGGCGACGGGCCCGCTCCCTGTTGGACGACGCCGCCGAGCAGGTGGCCGCGGCCATCGGAGCGCGGCGGCCGGACGAGATCCTCTTCACCAGCGGCGGCACCGAGGCGGACAACCTGGCCCTGCGCGGCGTGCTGGCGGCCCTGCCGCCGGAGCTGGCCCTGCTGACCACCGCCGCGGAGCACGCGGCCGTCCTGGAGACGGCGGCGGATCTGGAGGCCGCGGGCCGGCCCGTCCTGCGGCTGCCGGTGGATTCCCGCGGCCTGCTGGATCCTGCCCGGCTGGACGAGGCGCTGGGCCGGGTACCCACCGGGCTGGTGAGCGTCATCTGGGCCAACAACGAGCTGGGCGGCATCCACGAAATGGCGCGCCTTTCCGAGATCTGCCGCCGGCACGGCGTGCTCCTCCACACGGACGCCGTCCAGGCCCTGGGGCGCCTGCCCGTGGATCTGCGCGAAGTACCCGTGGACCTGCTGAGCGGCAGCGCGCACAAGTTCCACGGACCCAAGGGGGCGGGCTTCCTCTACGTACGCCGGGGTGTGGCGCTGCGCCCGCAGCAGACCGGTGGCCTCCAGTTTGCCGGTCTGCGGGGCGGCACGGAGAACGTGCCCGGAATCGTCGGTCTGGGGCTGGCCCTGGAGCTGGCCGTCCGCGAGCGACCCCAAGTGGTGGAGCGCCTGCGAAGCCTGTCCGCGCGCTTCAAGGCCCGGATCGCCGCGCTCCCCGGCCTGACCCTGCTGGCGGACGGCGGGGCGTCGGACTGCCTGCCGGGCCACTTCTCCTTGAGTTTCACGGGCGTGGAGGGCGAGGCCCTGCTGCTCTCCCTGGACCTGGACGGCATCGCGGTCTCCAGCGGCTCCGCGTGTCACACGGGCTCCATCGAGCCCAGCCACGTCCTGCTGGCCGCGGGTCTCAGCCCGGCGCAGGCGAAGAGCAGCATCCGCTTGGTGCTGGGTCGTTCCACCACGGAGGCGGACCTGGACTACGCCGCCGAGCGGTTGGACGAGCACGTCCGCCGGCTGGGGTCCGAGGCGTGA